A DNA window from Cognatiyoonia koreensis contains the following coding sequences:
- a CDS encoding DUF4178 domain-containing protein, translating to MTTCDACGTTIYLRDDGFLNAGTAGEMHDAPMLFALGDQVVIEEAKFQTIGHARFDYGPGWWDEFYALDGNGKGAWISVDEGEIILQRAVEEPLKGAPKTVPRLGQVLMINGYDYRVRERDEATCIALRGEFPETLTVGETYRFINARNQYADVLSGEFSADETHWFIGQWIDPFDIKVESHT from the coding sequence ATGACAACATGCGATGCTTGTGGAACCACGATCTATTTACGTGATGACGGGTTCCTGAATGCGGGAACGGCAGGCGAAATGCACGATGCGCCAATGCTCTTTGCGCTTGGCGATCAGGTCGTGATTGAAGAGGCAAAGTTCCAAACAATAGGGCATGCGCGCTTTGACTACGGGCCCGGCTGGTGGGACGAATTCTATGCGCTCGACGGCAACGGAAAAGGGGCCTGGATTTCGGTCGACGAGGGTGAAATCATCTTGCAACGCGCCGTAGAAGAACCGCTGAAAGGCGCACCGAAAACGGTGCCGCGGCTGGGCCAGGTCTTGATGATCAATGGTTACGACTACCGCGTGCGCGAACGTGACGAAGCAACCTGCATCGCACTGCGGGGCGAGTTTCCCGAAACGCTGACAGTCGGCGAAACATACAGATTCATCAACGCACGCAACCAATACGCCGACGTCCTGTCCGGAGAATTTTCAGCGGACGAGACCCACTGGTTCATCGGCCAGTGGATCGACCCGTTCGACATCAAGGTTGAGTCGCACACATGA
- a CDS encoding FAD-binding oxidoreductase, protein MIEDLSAIVGPRYVLTGADTDKWGRDWTGAYVAQPLAVVRPADTAEVAAVMAFAHAASLPVVPVSGNTGLNGGAHGDNAIVLSLDRLNSIETIDVAGRSATVGAGVVLTQLHDAVAAHDLIFPMTFGARGSAMVGGILSTNAGGSNVVRYGNTRDLVLGIEVVMADGRIMDLMTALHKDNSGLNLRHLMIGAEGTLGIITRAIVKLFPKPAAYATATVAVPTLTDALALLHRIQAVTGGAVEAFEYMPAAYIAGHLAVVAGAKPPFAKAHDVNLLIEVGEDADRLTTLLAEMLEADQVLDAVIAQNEAQRQDMWARREAAAEITFHRRPFVDTDVAVALPMVERFLTEARARLTELDPEADDLSVAHLGDGNIHYTAYPSRDDPALKDAIKEMVEDVVTELRGSFSAEHGVGISKLKTMARRKDPVALDTMRAIKAALDPKGILNPGKLYPPKRA, encoded by the coding sequence ATGATCGAAGACCTGAGCGCCATTGTCGGCCCGCGGTACGTGCTGACCGGCGCAGATACAGACAAATGGGGGCGTGACTGGACAGGTGCGTATGTCGCGCAACCCTTGGCGGTTGTACGTCCGGCCGACACCGCCGAAGTCGCTGCAGTCATGGCTTTTGCGCATGCGGCCAGTCTGCCGGTCGTTCCGGTCTCGGGCAACACTGGCCTGAACGGCGGCGCGCATGGCGATAACGCCATTGTTCTTTCGTTGGATCGCCTGAATTCCATTGAAACGATTGATGTGGCTGGGCGCAGTGCAACTGTCGGTGCAGGGGTCGTGTTGACCCAACTTCATGACGCGGTTGCGGCCCATGATCTGATATTTCCGATGACGTTCGGTGCACGTGGGTCCGCAATGGTCGGCGGCATCCTGTCCACGAATGCAGGCGGGTCGAACGTCGTTCGGTATGGCAACACGCGAGATCTTGTTCTCGGGATCGAAGTCGTGATGGCGGACGGGCGTATCATGGATTTGATGACTGCCCTGCACAAAGACAATTCGGGCCTGAACTTGCGCCATCTGATGATTGGTGCCGAGGGAACCTTGGGCATCATCACCCGTGCAATCGTCAAGCTGTTTCCCAAACCAGCGGCCTATGCGACGGCGACCGTGGCAGTGCCGACGTTAACGGATGCTCTGGCCCTATTGCACCGGATCCAAGCGGTCACGGGCGGTGCAGTCGAAGCATTCGAATATATGCCGGCTGCTTACATTGCGGGCCATCTCGCCGTTGTCGCGGGGGCGAAACCGCCTTTCGCGAAGGCCCACGACGTCAATCTGCTGATCGAGGTGGGAGAGGATGCCGACCGTCTGACAACCTTGCTTGCCGAGATGTTGGAGGCGGATCAGGTGTTGGATGCCGTGATCGCGCAGAACGAGGCGCAGCGTCAGGACATGTGGGCCCGTCGCGAAGCGGCCGCAGAAATCACGTTTCATCGCAGACCCTTCGTCGACACAGATGTGGCTGTCGCCCTACCCATGGTCGAGCGTTTCTTGACAGAGGCGCGTGCACGGTTGACCGAGCTTGATCCTGAAGCTGACGATTTGTCGGTGGCACATTTGGGAGACGGAAACATCCATTATACCGCCTATCCCAGCCGCGACGATCCCGCGCTGAAAGATGCGATCAAGGAGATGGTCGAAGACGTCGTGACTGAACTGCGTGGATCATTCAGTGCTGAACACGGTGTCGGAATTTCAAAACTGAAAACGATGGCCCGTCGCAAGGATCCTGTCGCCTTGGACACGATGCGTGCCATCAAGGCCGCGCTTGATCCGAAGGGTATCCTGAATCCGGGAAAACTCTATCCGCCTAAGCGTGCGTAA
- the hemC gene encoding hydroxymethylbilane synthase, with product MTIDLPTPNHPFKIGTRGSPLALAQAHETRSRLMAAFDLPETAFEICVIKVTGDQILDKPLREIDGKGLFTREIEEALLEGGIDIAVHSTKDMPVDQPDGLMLQTFLPREDVRDAFVSLRYKNLADLPDGAVVGTSSTRRRAQLAARFPNLQVVEFRGNVQTRLKKLADGVADATFLATAGLRRLGMDDVPYSPIDPADMLPAIAQGAIGIEQRIGDDRAAHMLAAIHHAETGHRLAAERTFLGALDGSCETPIGALAEINGDRLRLRGEILREDGSEVLTDDIEGPISDGPDMGRKMAASLLERAGPDFFTHA from the coding sequence ATGACGATTGACTTACCGACCCCGAACCACCCGTTCAAGATTGGCACGCGAGGCTCTCCACTTGCGCTTGCTCAGGCGCACGAAACACGCAGCCGCCTGATGGCGGCGTTCGACTTGCCCGAAACGGCATTCGAAATCTGCGTGATCAAGGTGACGGGTGATCAGATCCTCGACAAACCATTGCGCGAAATCGACGGAAAGGGGCTGTTCACCCGCGAAATCGAAGAGGCTTTGCTGGAAGGCGGTATCGATATCGCCGTGCACTCGACCAAAGACATGCCTGTCGATCAACCCGACGGCCTGATGCTGCAAACGTTTCTGCCCCGCGAAGACGTGCGCGATGCGTTCGTGTCACTGCGCTACAAAAACCTTGCGGACTTGCCTGACGGCGCAGTTGTCGGCACATCTTCCACGCGGCGACGGGCGCAGCTTGCCGCACGTTTCCCGAATCTGCAGGTTGTCGAATTCCGCGGAAATGTGCAGACTCGGCTCAAGAAACTGGCAGACGGCGTTGCAGATGCGACATTTCTTGCAACTGCCGGATTGCGCCGCCTTGGTATGGACGACGTGCCTTATTCACCTATTGATCCGGCCGATATGCTGCCCGCGATTGCACAAGGTGCAATCGGAATCGAACAACGGATCGGGGATGATCGCGCAGCACATATGCTTGCCGCGATCCACCATGCTGAAACCGGTCACCGGCTGGCGGCTGAACGCACGTTTCTAGGTGCGTTAGACGGGTCATGTGAAACGCCAATCGGCGCGCTCGCAGAAATCAATGGCGACCGTTTGCGGCTGCGCGGGGAAATCCTGCGCGAGGACGGTTCAGAAGTGCTGACCGATGATATCGAAGGGCCAATTAGTGACGGTCCCGATATGGGGCGCAAAATGGCGGCTTCGCTGCTGGAGCGCGCCGGACCAGATTTCTTTACGCACGCTTAG